A single Lactuca sativa cultivar Salinas chromosome 8, Lsat_Salinas_v11, whole genome shotgun sequence DNA region contains:
- the LOC111902475 gene encoding EP1-like glycoprotein 4, giving the protein MKTPSISTFLFPLFLLLSSYSIAAQPFDYPTANLSTTWTNAASAPHSVSFTDGSTVRAILLRGSFGPRYACGFYCNGTCTSYLFAVFIVQTNSGSGIVQPAIGFPQVVWSANRNRPVKLNATLSLTNSGDLVLRDADGSQVWSTNTAGKSVSGMNITDSGNLVLFDSKNAIVWQSFDHPTDSLVPGQKLYELGQRLTSSVSSTNWSTGLYSLQVMNRGLFAYIEEDSRRVYYRYLINGTDRSAERSYVRFLNGSLSLFIHSSEPSNPDAVIPVPQASSAQYMKLMPDGNLKVWEWQAGWKVVADLFGVPRMA; this is encoded by the coding sequence ATGAAAACACCATCAATCTCTACGTTCCTCTTTCCCTTATTCCTCCTCCTATCTTCCTACTCAATCGCCGCCCAGCCCTTTGACTACCCCACCGCAAATCTCTCCACCACCTGGACAAACGCCGCATCAGCACCCCACTCCGTTAGCTTCACCGACGGCTCAACAGTCCGAGCCATCCTTCTCAGAGGATCCTTCGGACCCAGATACGCGTGTGGATTCTACTGCAATGGAACCTGCACCTCTTACCTTTTCGCTGTCTTCATCGTGCAAACCAACAGTGGGTCTGGTATAGTTCAACCCGCTATCGGATTCCCACAAGTTGTCTGGTCAGCCAACCGTAATCGTCCGGTCAAACTCAATGCAACGCTTAGTCTCACTAACTCCGGTGATTTAGTCCTCCGCGACGCCGACGGTAGCCAAGTTTGGTCCACTAACACCGCCGGGAAATCTGTTTCCGGTATGAACATAACTGATTCTGGGAACTTGGTGTTGTTTGATTCCAAAAACGCGATCGTTTGGCAATCTTTTGATCACCCCACTGACAGTTTGGTGCCTGGGCAAAAACTGTATGAATTAGGACAGAGGTTGACTTCTAGTGTTTCGTCGACTAATTGGAGTACAGGTTTGTATTCACTTCAAGTCATGAATCGGGGGTTGTTTGCGTATATTGAAGAAGACTCGCGTCGAGTTTATTACAGGTATCTGATCAATGGCACAGATAGAAGTGCAGAAAGAAGTTACGTTAGGTTCTTGAATGGGAGTTTGTCTTTGTTCATTCATTCTTCTGAGCCAAGTAATCCCGACGCAGTGATTCCTGTACCTCAAGCATCATCGGCTCAGTACATGAAGCTGATGCCGGATGGGAATCTGAAAGTTTGGGAATGGCAGGCGGGGTGGAAGGTGGTGGCTGATTTGTTCGGAGTTCCTCGCATGGCGTAA